Proteins from one Devosia chinhatensis genomic window:
- a CDS encoding BCCT family transporter: MFKPFVINPPVFFGALLTIGLFLAVGVVFPREADEIFASLQSGILTNFGWLYLLAVGVVLAAMLLLCLSRYGSLKLGPDDSTPDFSFPSWIAMLFAAGMGIGLMFYGVGEPMTHYMAPPTAEPGTIPAVREAMSVTFLHWGIHAWAIYAVVGLSLAYFGYRYNLPLTIRSGLYPLLKDKINGPIGHAVDIFAVVGTVFGIATSMGVGVTQINSGLNFLLGVPISVPVQLLIIAVVTGLATISVVSGLEKGVRILSELNLVVAILLMLFVLVVGPTAELARDFVQNLGLYLDSILLRTFNIYAYEPTPWIDAWTLFYWAWWISWSPFVGMFIARISRGRTVREFLTAVLFIPAGFTFVWMTVFGNTAIFIDQTVAGGALGTAIANDLSVGLFEFFTYLPFPVITSTLAVILVAVFFVTSADSGSVVIDAIAAGGETQTTIMQRIFWCAFVGVVAACLLLAGGLDALQSVTIASALPFIFVILALLWSLLSGMRADLAQELSRTESALTPAQPAAGVTWQRRLAMMLKAPTEADVRTFIDKEARAALEQVARELTNRGRAATVEADEAGAIALRAPAEGVRDFVYGVAPASHPVAMLTPLAAGKPDLRYEARTYFSSGNRGYDIMGFGRDQLIADVLVQFERYLLLVKSPDMQLLHAAPEHAPGT; the protein is encoded by the coding sequence GTGTTCAAACCATTCGTCATCAATCCTCCGGTCTTTTTCGGAGCCCTTCTGACCATCGGTCTTTTTCTGGCCGTCGGTGTCGTCTTCCCGCGTGAGGCGGACGAGATCTTTGCCTCGCTGCAATCCGGCATTCTCACCAATTTCGGCTGGCTTTATCTGCTCGCTGTAGGCGTCGTTCTGGCAGCCATGCTGTTGCTCTGCCTGTCGCGCTACGGCTCGCTCAAGCTCGGACCCGACGATTCCACACCCGATTTCAGCTTTCCGTCATGGATCGCCATGCTCTTTGCTGCCGGCATGGGCATCGGCCTCATGTTCTATGGGGTCGGCGAGCCTATGACCCACTACATGGCCCCCCCGACGGCTGAGCCAGGCACTATCCCGGCCGTGCGCGAAGCCATGTCGGTGACGTTCCTACATTGGGGCATTCATGCCTGGGCCATCTATGCCGTGGTGGGCCTGTCGCTCGCCTATTTCGGTTATCGCTATAATTTACCGCTTACCATCCGCTCCGGCCTCTATCCTCTGCTCAAGGACAAGATCAACGGTCCGATTGGTCATGCCGTGGACATCTTCGCCGTCGTTGGCACCGTTTTCGGCATTGCGACTTCGATGGGCGTCGGCGTCACACAGATCAATTCCGGCCTCAACTTCTTGCTCGGCGTACCGATTTCGGTCCCCGTACAGCTCCTCATCATCGCCGTCGTTACCGGCCTTGCGACCATCTCGGTGGTCAGCGGTCTCGAAAAGGGCGTTCGTATCCTGTCCGAGCTCAATCTCGTGGTCGCTATCCTGTTGATGCTCTTCGTGCTCGTCGTGGGTCCCACGGCTGAACTGGCGCGCGACTTCGTCCAGAATTTGGGTCTTTATCTCGACAGCATTCTGCTGCGCACCTTCAATATCTATGCCTATGAGCCCACCCCCTGGATTGACGCGTGGACCCTATTCTATTGGGCATGGTGGATTTCCTGGTCGCCCTTTGTAGGCATGTTTATTGCCCGCATTTCCCGTGGCCGTACCGTTCGCGAATTCCTTACCGCCGTGCTCTTCATTCCCGCCGGTTTTACCTTTGTGTGGATGACCGTTTTCGGGAATACCGCCATCTTCATCGATCAGACGGTCGCCGGTGGCGCTTTGGGCACAGCCATCGCCAATGACCTATCGGTGGGTCTCTTTGAATTCTTCACCTATCTGCCGTTTCCGGTGATCACTTCGACGCTGGCGGTCATTCTTGTTGCGGTATTTTTCGTGACCTCCGCCGATTCCGGGTCGGTGGTCATCGACGCCATCGCCGCAGGCGGTGAGACCCAGACCACGATCATGCAGCGCATTTTCTGGTGCGCCTTTGTCGGCGTGGTGGCCGCCTGCCTTCTCCTCGCCGGAGGGCTCGATGCTCTGCAATCGGTCACCATTGCCAGCGCCCTGCCCTTCATCTTCGTCATTCTGGCTCTGCTCTGGTCGCTCCTTAGCGGCATGCGCGCCGATCTCGCTCAGGAACTCAGCCGCACCGAAAGCGCACTGACCCCGGCTCAGCCGGCTGCCGGTGTCACCTGGCAACGGCGCTTGGCCATGATGCTCAAGGCGCCAACGGAGGCCGATGTCAGGACCTTTATTGACAAGGAGGCGCGGGCAGCGCTCGAGCAGGTCGCCCGAGAACTGACCAATAGGGGGCGCGCGGCTACGGTTGAAGCCGACGAGGCCGGCGCCATTGCCTTGCGGGCCCCGGCCGAGGGCGTGCGTGACTTCGTCTATGGCGTGGCACCGGCGAGCCACCCGGTAGCCATGCTGACGCCTCTGGCCGCTGGCAAGCCTGACCTGCGCTATGAGGCCCGAACCTATTTTTCGAGTGGAAATCGGGGCTACGACATCATGGGCTTTGGACGCGATCAGTTGATCGCCGATGTTTTGGTTCAGTTCGAACGCTATCTGCTGCTGGTCAAATCGCCGGACATGCAATTGCTGCATGCAGCGCCTGAGCACGCGCCTGGCACCTGA
- the argJ gene encoding bifunctional glutamate N-acetyltransferase/amino-acid acetyltransferase ArgJ has product MAAHPVSPLAPKSYPDLPVIEGVRFATAEAGIKYKNRTDVLLMAFDENTTVAGVLTRSKCSSAAVELCRENLPGGLARGLVVNSGNSNAFTGMKGRESVRHIAKVAAEALGCAPSEVFIAQTGVIGELIDASKFDGVLDETATRMNALPWIEPAKAIMTTDTFPKLSGAVLEIDGVEVKINGIAKGSGMIAPDMATMLSFVVTDMPIAAPVLQALLAKHNQTSFNSITVDSDTSTSDTLLAFATGKAKVEPIESLDDPRAEIFGQALADVLFELAIHVVRDGEGATKQVSVHVEGAVSDESAFRIAKAIADSPLVKTAIAGEDANWGRVVMAVGKAGEPADRDRLSIRFGDLTVAKDGERAAGYDEAATSAYMKGEELELTVELGLGDGRATVYTCDLTHGYITINGDYRS; this is encoded by the coding sequence ATGGCTGCCCATCCGGTTTCCCCCCTTGCCCCCAAATCCTATCCGGATCTGCCGGTCATTGAGGGCGTGCGCTTCGCCACGGCCGAAGCCGGCATCAAGTACAAGAACCGCACCGACGTACTGCTCATGGCCTTCGACGAGAACACAACTGTCGCAGGCGTACTGACCCGGTCCAAATGCTCGTCTGCAGCAGTTGAGCTCTGCCGCGAAAACCTGCCGGGTGGCCTTGCCCGCGGGCTGGTGGTCAATTCCGGAAATTCCAATGCCTTTACCGGCATGAAGGGCCGCGAAAGCGTGCGCCATATCGCCAAGGTGGCCGCCGAGGCGCTGGGCTGCGCGCCCTCAGAAGTGTTCATCGCCCAGACAGGGGTGATCGGCGAACTTATCGACGCTTCCAAGTTCGACGGCGTGCTGGATGAAACCGCCACCCGCATGAACGCACTGCCCTGGATCGAGCCGGCCAAGGCGATCATGACCACGGACACGTTCCCTAAGCTCTCCGGTGCCGTGCTGGAGATCGACGGCGTCGAAGTCAAGATCAACGGCATCGCCAAGGGCTCCGGCATGATCGCGCCCGACATGGCCACCATGCTCTCCTTCGTGGTCACCGACATGCCCATCGCCGCCCCGGTGCTGCAGGCGCTCCTCGCCAAACACAACCAGACCAGCTTCAATTCCATCACCGTTGACAGCGACACCTCGACTTCCGACACCCTGCTCGCCTTTGCCACCGGCAAGGCCAAGGTGGAGCCGATCGAAAGCCTTGACGATCCGCGTGCCGAAATCTTCGGCCAGGCCTTGGCCGACGTGCTGTTCGAGCTCGCCATCCATGTCGTGCGCGACGGCGAAGGCGCCACCAAGCAGGTGTCGGTGCATGTCGAGGGCGCCGTCTCCGACGAAAGCGCCTTCCGCATCGCCAAGGCCATCGCCGACAGCCCGCTGGTCAAGACCGCCATTGCCGGCGAGGACGCCAATTGGGGCCGCGTGGTGATGGCCGTGGGCAAGGCGGGCGAGCCCGCCGACCGCGACCGCCTCTCCATCCGCTTCGGCGACTTGACCGTCGCCAAGGACGGCGAGCGCGCCGCAGGCTATGACGAAGCCGCTACAAGCGCCTATATGAAGGGCGAGGAACTCGAGCTGACCGTTGAGCTCGGCCTCGGTGATGGCAGGGCCACGGTCTATACCTGCGACCTGACCCACGGATACATCACCATCAATGGCGACTATCGGAGCTGA
- a CDS encoding GNAT family N-acetyltransferase — MLPSIEAFERAGLSAWPGIEVDWDGSWVRRAAGGYTKRANCTQCLDPDDFEDADLRVISASSWMVRHKIKPVFRITPLSSPELNATLAEAGWQTLDPSHLLAMELGDVEADAEAQILPVLDPKFLAVARKLQGYDETTMIGMQNLLAALTVPAAAIVLTRQGEAVASSIMAIADGIAVTGNVVTEPNQRRQGLGSAMMRSGLAWARGEGARYAALNVQADNLGAKALYAALGYTHQYDYSYRVPGAAP, encoded by the coding sequence ATGCTCCCTTCAATCGAAGCCTTTGAACGGGCCGGGCTCAGCGCCTGGCCCGGCATCGAGGTCGACTGGGACGGCTCCTGGGTGCGGCGGGCCGCGGGCGGCTACACCAAGCGCGCCAATTGCACCCAATGCCTGGACCCCGATGATTTTGAGGATGCCGATCTCAGGGTCATTTCGGCAAGCTCATGGATGGTCCGGCACAAGATCAAGCCTGTCTTTCGCATCACGCCCCTTTCCAGTCCCGAATTGAATGCGACGCTGGCAGAGGCCGGCTGGCAGACGCTCGATCCCAGCCACCTGCTGGCCATGGAACTCGGTGACGTCGAGGCCGACGCCGAGGCGCAGATCCTGCCCGTTCTCGATCCGAAGTTCCTGGCCGTCGCCAGAAAGCTCCAAGGCTATGACGAGACCACGATGATCGGGATGCAGAACCTCTTGGCGGCTCTGACCGTGCCTGCAGCCGCCATTGTGCTGACCAGGCAAGGAGAGGCCGTTGCCTCGTCGATTATGGCCATTGCAGACGGCATCGCCGTCACCGGCAATGTGGTCACCGAACCCAATCAGCGACGCCAGGGGCTCGGCAGCGCGATGATGCGGTCGGGCCTCGCCTGGGCCAGGGGGGAAGGCGCCCGATATGCCGCGCTCAACGTGCAGGCCGACAATCTGGGCGCCAAGGCACTCTATGCAGCGCTGGGCTATACCCATCAGTACGACTACTCCTATCGCGTCCCCGGAGCCGCACCATGA
- the mutT gene encoding 8-oxo-dGTP diphosphatase MutT produces MTDKPLLLVVACALVDADRRVLIAQRPQGKSMAGLWEFPGGKVEPGETPEAAIIRELREELAIETREACLAPLSFASHSYESIHLLMPLYVCRKWQGTPQALEHAGLKWVRPQALRDYPMPPADEPLIAALCDLL; encoded by the coding sequence ATGACTGACAAGCCGCTTCTTTTGGTGGTGGCCTGCGCGCTCGTCGACGCCGACCGGCGGGTCCTGATTGCCCAACGCCCCCAAGGGAAGTCCATGGCGGGCCTCTGGGAGTTTCCAGGCGGCAAGGTGGAGCCAGGTGAAACGCCGGAGGCCGCCATCATTCGTGAACTGCGCGAAGAATTGGCGATCGAGACACGTGAAGCCTGTCTGGCACCACTCTCATTTGCCAGCCACTCTTACGAAAGCATTCACCTGTTGATGCCACTTTACGTCTGTCGCAAGTGGCAGGGGACGCCGCAGGCGCTCGAGCATGCAGGGCTCAAATGGGTCCGGCCGCAGGCACTGCGCGATTATCCCATGCCACCAGCCGACGAGCCGTTGATCGCAGCGCTCTGCGATCTGCTGTAG
- a CDS encoding Flp family type IVb pilin, translated as MLAQSFRRFFSDQTGATAIEYALLGTLIAVALVASFTLFGDAVANMFGTGPGGAGQVIASQTDKIE; from the coding sequence ATGCTTGCGCAGAGTTTTCGCCGCTTCTTCTCCGACCAGACCGGCGCCACAGCCATCGAATACGCCCTTCTGGGCACTCTGATCGCCGTGGCCCTTGTGGCCAGCTTCACACTATTCGGCGATGCGGTAGCGAATATGTTCGGGACCGGCCCGGGCGGCGCCGGTCAAGTCATTGCCAGCCAGACCGACAAGATCGAGTGA
- a CDS encoding M48 family metalloprotease, with amino-acid sequence MRALAGKKVLRLSVLAVSLVALAACSSLTGSNISVGRTGDNPAPNVVPAGTEPDDAVLGRREHPRIIAAYGGVYEDRQAEIMVARIVGRLLAAANQPNAQFQVTILDTSEVNAFALPGGYIYVTRGILALASDTSELAAVLAHEIAHVTLRHARARTDRTRNTQIVDRVITGIFGGDTSTDATANRTRQSLAAFSQNQELEADREGIKFAGKAGYDSQAAARFLGVMSRFAAFSSGSSMGDDGFLSSHPSTPSRIETAMTTSRSMFGAAGGGETDREGYLSAISGLTFGDSPSQGTIVGQRFIHSASKFTFSVPQGYTLQNSQSAVVGVAGDGEAVRFDSAAVQPNMALTDYLKSGWIAGLKADSVAAHSHNGIEMASGLAQTDQWFFRVAVMRLDGEVYRFIFAAKSDSQRFKQGAEATIQSFRRTDAADLNQIRPLSIRLVTARAGDSADSIARQMANISGARDLFYIINNLYPGDPIVPGQRYKVVASR; translated from the coding sequence ATGAGAGCGCTTGCTGGTAAAAAAGTGCTGCGCCTGAGCGTCCTGGCTGTGAGCCTGGTGGCCCTGGCTGCATGCTCTTCGCTGACTGGGTCCAATATCAGCGTCGGCCGGACCGGCGACAATCCTGCGCCCAATGTCGTGCCTGCCGGTACGGAGCCTGACGATGCTGTTCTCGGACGGCGCGAACATCCACGCATCATCGCCGCCTATGGTGGGGTCTATGAAGACCGACAGGCGGAAATCATGGTCGCGCGTATCGTGGGGCGCCTGCTAGCTGCCGCAAACCAGCCCAATGCGCAGTTCCAGGTCACCATTCTCGATACGTCCGAGGTCAATGCCTTCGCGCTGCCGGGTGGCTATATCTATGTGACACGCGGCATTCTGGCCCTGGCTTCCGACACGAGCGAACTGGCAGCCGTCCTGGCGCACGAAATCGCGCACGTGACGCTGCGTCACGCCCGGGCGCGTACCGACAGGACGCGCAACACCCAGATCGTCGACCGGGTCATCACCGGAATTTTCGGGGGCGATACCTCGACCGATGCCACCGCCAATCGTACGCGGCAGTCGCTGGCGGCTTTCAGCCAGAACCAGGAACTGGAAGCGGACCGGGAAGGCATCAAGTTTGCGGGCAAGGCGGGCTATGATTCGCAGGCGGCGGCACGCTTTCTTGGGGTGATGAGCCGGTTCGCAGCCTTCTCTTCAGGCTCAAGCATGGGTGATGACGGCTTCTTGTCCAGCCACCCTTCGACGCCGTCGCGTATCGAGACGGCCATGACGACCTCGCGCAGCATGTTCGGGGCGGCGGGGGGCGGCGAAACCGACCGCGAGGGTTATCTTTCGGCCATTTCAGGACTCACCTTTGGTGACAGCCCTTCGCAGGGCACCATCGTTGGCCAGAGATTCATCCACTCGGCGTCCAAGTTCACCTTCAGCGTGCCACAGGGCTACACGTTGCAGAACTCACAGAGCGCCGTGGTGGGCGTCGCCGGCGACGGGGAAGCCGTGCGTTTCGACAGCGCGGCGGTTCAGCCCAATATGGCGCTCACCGACTATCTCAAGTCGGGCTGGATTGCCGGTCTAAAGGCCGATTCTGTGGCGGCGCACAGCCATAACGGCATCGAAATGGCCTCCGGTCTCGCCCAGACCGACCAATGGTTCTTCCGCGTCGCGGTGATGCGGCTCGATGGCGAAGTCTATCGCTTCATCTTCGCGGCCAAGTCGGACAGCCAGCGTTTCAAGCAGGGCGCCGAGGCGACGATCCAGAGTTTCAGGCGCACCGACGCTGCCGATCTCAACCAGATCCGGCCACTTTCCATTCGCCTGGTGACGGCGCGCGCTGGCGACAGTGCCGACAGCATTGCCCGGCAAATGGCCAATATCTCGGGGGCCCGGGATCTCTTCTACATTATCAACAATCTCTATCCGGGAGATCCGATCGTCCCTGGGCAGCGCTACAAGGTCGTCGCCTCGCGCTGA
- a CDS encoding thermonuclease family protein: MTSIVPGMACEGLRMVQAGQVTEIVDGDTVMLDSGLVVRLIGTQAPKLPLGREGFEAWPLAEESKAALSALALGKTARLGYGGEEKDRYGRALAHLFVDREEGEVWAQYQMVANGLARVYSFPDNRNCLDQLFSGETQARAQRLGIWADPYYSVQAADRPDALLARVGDYELVEGRVLLAEKSGPRVYLNFGRFWKEDFTAVIEAPALRLFERDGLDPLALEGALVRIRGWVDERDGPRIEVTHPEQIEVMARP; encoded by the coding sequence TTGACCAGCATCGTGCCCGGCATGGCCTGCGAAGGGCTTCGCATGGTGCAGGCCGGTCAGGTCACCGAAATTGTCGACGGGGACACCGTAATGCTCGATTCGGGCCTGGTGGTCCGGCTTATCGGCACGCAGGCGCCCAAGCTGCCGCTGGGTCGCGAAGGGTTTGAGGCCTGGCCCCTGGCGGAAGAATCAAAGGCAGCGCTCTCTGCCCTCGCCCTGGGCAAGACGGCTCGGCTCGGCTATGGCGGCGAGGAAAAAGACCGCTATGGTCGTGCCCTGGCCCATCTTTTCGTCGATCGCGAGGAGGGCGAGGTCTGGGCTCAATATCAGATGGTCGCCAATGGATTGGCGAGGGTCTATTCCTTCCCTGACAACCGCAACTGCCTCGATCAACTTTTCTCGGGAGAAACGCAGGCGCGGGCGCAGCGGCTTGGCATCTGGGCCGATCCCTATTACAGCGTGCAGGCGGCGGATCGCCCTGATGCCCTGTTGGCGCGGGTGGGCGATTACGAACTGGTCGAAGGACGGGTGCTGCTGGCCGAAAAAAGCGGGCCGCGCGTCTATCTCAATTTCGGTCGGTTCTGGAAAGAAGACTTCACCGCCGTGATCGAGGCTCCCGCGCTCCGCTTGTTCGAGCGCGACGGTCTCGATCCGTTGGCATTGGAAGGTGCGCTGGTGCGCATACGCGGATGGGTGGACGAGCGGGATGGTCCGCGCATCGAGGTGACCCATCCCGAGCAGATCGAGGTTATGGCGAGGCCATGA